In Scomber japonicus isolate fScoJap1 chromosome 11, fScoJap1.pri, whole genome shotgun sequence, the genomic stretch GAGGCGTTGCTTTTATttacctgttgccatggtgaatcgtGTCGGGGCTCCACTGGTGATGGCTTTTTCATTCATCTctgttttaatccatttagagtaGCCTACAAGGTTAGACTCAAAGTTTATTGAGCCTGATGTTTCAATGGACCCCAAATCCAGAAAAATCATATTAGTCCTTTTTGGGATGGCCTGTGACTACTACTAGATGCTGGAAGAGACAGCGTTTCAGAGTTGCAAAAAAAGCCAGGATGTACAGTAGGAGTAGCagtctttcatttcttttttttcacaggataaaaaaaaatccagtatctTGACACTGGTTGTATCACAGTGCATATCAAAGCAGAGACCAAAATACTAATGTTAACAATGATGAAACAATGTCTAAAaatctatttctttctcttctacAATGAAAATTCCTCACAATCTAGTTGTTGGGAAATTCATGAAGAAATCAAAAGTTAACTCCAAATAACTTACAGTAACAAAGTTGCAATCTAGCAAGTAGGTTATAAAGCATTACCTTTTTTGTAGCCCCCAATCTTCTTAAGGATATCCTTTTTGCATCATATAATAGAGGTCCTTTAGCTCAAAATCTCAAGTCTAGTTGCTTTGAGTATATTGTATGTGTCTTGACAGTTGACAAAACAATTTCAAGTtgtgtcctctgtctctgtttcagtTTTGTAGCCTCTTCAAAATACAAAACGTCATCTAAATACAATCTGATAGTGCTGTGAAATAGGAGGAATGTTCAGAAAGTACTTTTCTTGAGACTTTTGCACTGGCTGTTAGTAGATCTATTTGAACTAACACTATCTTAATTAAAGAGTTGCACTGCACCATCCGCAACCTCAGAACTACTCACACGGCAAGGAAAAGTATAAACATTAAGTTGTATCATAGTATTAAACGGCCAAATAGTGTTCAAAGCAAACACTGGAGGACTGAGCAAgagattgagaaaaaaaaagttgcactGCACCATATCCTTCAGATAGGTTTGGGCAACATTAATTTGGTAACAGGGATTACAGGGATTTTTGTAAATACAGTCTTCAGTGTGgtaatttcttcttttctttattgaCAACAACACAGTAGTATACACATGGATGATGAGATAAGTGTATATACAACATtattacacaaacatacaatcATAAACACCCCAGGAGGTTTAAGAGTGACAACAAGattaagagaggagaaaggaaatacTTATTCAATGAATATTTATGTAAAGCTTAAAGAGATCATATGTTTTAacagcttttttatttcaacaatCATATATAGAAGAGATGTATTGTTTAACATATGCAGAAAGTTCCAGAAAATGTGGCTTCTTGCCTGAAAATTATGATTAGTGTATGTGAAATTTGGATAAAATAATTatcaaattaatcaattaaaactGGGTATTTAGTTTCTTATCAAATTCTGTGCAACCAAACAGAACATTTTTCCAGCATAAATTAAACTTGGGGTAAATATGATCACTGATGGAACGTGCCAGTTTACTCCAGAGTTGTCTGGTGTGTGGGCAACCGCAGTGGGTACAGTTCACACATTAATGTCCATTTGAGCCTGTATGATTAGTTGGGTGAAATCTGTGAAGCATTTTAAAGGATATCTCTTTAATCTTGTCGGTGTGGTCTATTCTACACAGAACGCCCTACATCCAGtttaactttcacttttcatttcatttcagtgaaGAAGTGCCGCGCACCGGAGCcgctgtgtgtgtctcactttACGGTGCTTTGACGGAAAAATAAGGCAGACAACTAAATACAGTTCCAGGTTTGGTTCTTTATCTTTAGAATGTGTAGGCTAATGTGTCTGGCTTTATTTTACACAGGCTACTTTGTTAACTTAGTTTCGTTTTCGTCAATCAGGTCATGGCTGACATGTCCAATAACACGCCGATAAATGACAAGGTAAGTATTATTAAACTCtttgaaaagtgtaatcgtTACTTCGCGTTACTCAGTGATTCTGTAAGAGTCCTTATCATCAGACGGACGGGAGCCTGGAGGAAGGAGACGGTCAACTTGCGAAGGCCAAGAAAGAGCTGGAAACATGGAAGGTAAGACAATATGTAAAATACTGacatcatttcaacatctgTCTCTTAGCCAAAACATAAAAAGTTGCAGCAGGTCAAGTCCATGCAACTCGTTTTATTAAGGCACAGTGTTTAAACTGAACTGACACCGGAAAGTGATCAAAATTAAAGCGGCTTCTGACCTCTCGctgcaaatgaaaataatgacgTTTACAGTGCATGTCTCATGATTAGTTGGCTCTTTAACTCAGCAGGAAAGGTGTATAGGGTTGCCAATCGTTCCGTATTTAGAAACAAAATGACGCGTCCCGTATTGAGCTGAAAAGAGACGCACTTTGTCCCGTATTTCCCATGGTATTTCCGTGAGAATCAAAATAGTGAATGACGGTTTGACAACTTTACGGTAATCTTATTGTCAGCATTGCCAgccctctcctgctctgtgaCCAATGAGCTGACAGCACATTCACAGACGAGAATGACAATGCAGAATCCGGCTCTTCTCATTGGTCGAGGTACTGTTGCTTGCAAGAAGACAAGATTTTGAGGCACtatggctgtgtcccaatttggtccaaattgcgaggctgcatccttcgaaggccgcaaaggccgcgtccttcgaggatgcagcctcgcagttgggtccaaattgagacacagccaaaGTGTTTATGTTTACAACTTTtccactgacttcctgtttgcacttttctttttgcaCTAAATGTGCACTATTACAGGAATTTTCTgctttctattgtttttttgttagtttataCTGTTTTCAGTTAAGATGGACAGCTCTGTTACAAAaagagatttattttattctgttaaatTAAGCAGGACAGATttttgttaaaaatattgttaaaaagaaTCAGGTTCCACTCAAATAGTTTAaaaatggtttcacacacacaaaaaaaggcaaaaaatgaCACCAAGTCAGGAGGGGTGAACACAATCGGGTTGGCCGGCCCTGCCAACTAGCtgtcctttatttatttttcagggaGTTGGCAACCCTAGGTGTATATGACCTTTTAATTTTGGACTGTTAacatcaaacaacaacaaaatgatcaTGGACATATTACCTTGTTTCTGTGAATTATAGCATTTGCCTGCTGTTTACAATAATTGGTAAGCTCAACAATGATATCCTAAGGGGAATTAAGTGAGAAATGTGTTGTGCAAGAACAGCACTATTTACAACACTGTCAATTTCCACTTGATGGATTTTTTGTTATGGTTCTGTATAATCAGTCTTAGTCAAAAAAGGGACTATCATTTTCACACTGAACAACAGCAATATTCTTTACCCTTGATTTGTATTTAGTGCTCAGTTCTGTGTACAACATCTTAAGTGTTCTGTACAGTAATGAGGTTTTATCCAGAATAAGCAGCACTCTATGCATTTTATAGTAAACCTGAGGACAGGAATAAACAGCAACAATAAATCATCTAATAAAATCATCTATTAATGCACCGCTCAGTAAACATCATAGTGTTCTGCATAGAAATCAGGAAAAACGGCACCCAATACATATTCACAGTGagcaatattattaatataatttaataataaaataatacaataacttTCAGAGAAGTTTGAATAATTCCTGTAATTTGATTACAGTTAAACTTAAACCTGTGTAAATATTATTGGAAACTTAATTTGttataaaagtatatatatatatatatgtgtacatatagatatatatgtgtacatatagatatatatgtatatataacttatattatattattattatgaattaagTACTTGTAATCACTTTTGATCAGAATAAGCACCATTCAATACAGTTTCAGTATCAACAATAAAACTGTTCTTCACTCTTAATAACGAATAATAAGTAAACATAGTGTTCTGTATTCTAATCAGTCTTAAACAGAATAAGCATCAATATATTTTCACAGTGCAATTTCAAAATTCTCATTATTTAGAGGCACAGGCTCTTCAAAACAACTGTATTTTGTGGTTTCCATGTCATCTACTGAACAACCTAATGAACTCATCCATATCCAAGGCCATGGCTATGTGGGGCTCCACACTTAGCACCCCAAGGACACTCAGTCATTGTTCATGGTGGTACGCATTTAGTTTTGATAAATACTCTGCTGTGGAACCATCTGTGGAACCatctgtggaaccatcttccagatttggtccggggggcagacaccctccctacatttaagagtaggcttaaaactttcctttttgataaagcttatagttagagctcttagagctcttagcttatgctgctataggcttagactgccgggggactcccatgatgcactgggctcctctctcctcctccctctctctctctatccatccatctatatccattaatattcatgttctattaatgcattcaataacctaaacttcttccccggagttgtctgtgctttctggtctcacaggtagtctgggcctgtagacgtccggaagacagattccagtcccagaccttctagcttcattgttgattttcaatgtgcttctctcctctatccttcctttctctcctctcaaccccaaccgatcgaggcagatggctgcccactttgagtctggttctgcctgaggtttcttcctgttaaaagggagtttgttcttgccactgtcaccaagtgcttgctcatatGGGAAtcagttaaaacctgaagagtttggtttagaacctgctctatgtgtaaagtgccttgagataactctgttgtgatttggcgctatacaaataaagattgattgataaattTGTCACTATAATATTTAATACTAAATAGTTTTTTCCTGTGATTTTTATATGTAGCACAATTTAAAGGAATATGACTTAACAGATATCTTTTAtataacttattttttttaagaccAGATTTCCCAAGATTAGTAGTGAACCATGGTTTGATCATGTTCACAGATCTTTTGTTATCATTAGACATATTTATTGTGcttaaacaccttagaaacacattatctgatgacataactactctggatggcattactctggcctccagcaccactgtaaggaacctaggagttatatttgatcaggatctgtcctttaactcccacataaaacatatttaattctTTTTTGAACTATGTAACACATCTTAAATCAAAAAGATGCAGAACAACTAGTCCACGCATTTGTTACCTCTAGGCTGCATTATTGCATGATCTCCTTATCATTAGGCTTTCcaaacaagtctctaaagactctccagctgccCCAGAATACAGCAACACATATAGCctactgacaaaaactagaaaaaggGATCAATTTTCTCCTATTTTCGGCTGCATTGGCTCCCTGTAAAATCCAGAATAGAATCTAAAATCCTCCTTTTTAATGACAAAGCTTAATGGTCAGGCACCATCATATTTTTATTCCCTATTACTacactagaacactgtgctcccagacTAGTATCTccaaaagtagaatgggaggcagagtcttcagttatcaggctcctcATCTGtagaaccatcttccagatttggtccaggGGACAGACACCGTCTCTATCCTCAAGAGTAGTcttaaaagttttgtttttgataaAGCGTATAATTAATGCTGGCCCAGGCTTGCCTTGGACCAGGCCTTAGCTTTGCTACTCCTAGACTGCTGGTGGActtgatgcactgagctccctATCTCCACCTGTATGCATTCattaatgtatgaatgtgtgtcacTAACTAGGCATCTTCCCCACAGTTTTGTACTTTCTCGTCTTGCAGGTGACCTTTGGGTACATAGTGACAGCTACCTAGCCTGACACCCACCACTGCTACTACTATCATTATTAGTCACTTTTTCAAAAAATCAAGTTTGAAtgaatttgaaatgtaataGCATATTGTCTTTGCAGGAAAAGCAGTAACTAAAATCCACAGACCTCAGTAAACAGTTTCACAGGAACGTTTTTTAAAAACTAGTTCTTAAGAAAACTGTCATATTTTCTATCTGTATCCTCTCTGAATTCTTCTTTAAGTTTTCAAATTGGCTCTGCTTTTTTAAGGCTAAAGTAGAAAAAGCAGACGATGTGAAAGCCCGGCTTATACTGGAAAAACTGGAAGAAGATGAAGCTAAGGTTAAGGCCCAGCAGGAGATGATGGCTTGTCTCGAAAATCAGAACGAGTGTCAGAAGAAATTCACTGAAACAACGAAAGAAGTGCAGGTACGGTTACTGTAATCTCTATTATGTTAATAAACTGCTGGGCAACAATGAGATAGAGAAGCtcacttcacttttttttcatgtggtgCTTTCACATAGGATGAAATCCTAAAGCTTGGAGAACGCAAGAAGGCTTTGCTGGATAAACTGAGGAGATGTCAAGCTGAGCTAGAGGCTAAGAAAACTGAGTCTGCCAAACTGAAGCAGAAATTCAAGGTGGGAATAAAGGAAGTCCTCAAAATCATGCACCAGTcaaaagtgtttttccattgCATTCATTCCAGTGTATTAAGTAGCAGAAATATAAGACAATATGCTTAATAATATATAGTacattgaaattaaaaatataacaaaaatgtgtaatatagCATATATATATCGCAGATACTGTTGTACAGAAACCGTTGTGCTGTAACTCAGTGTAATCATCCACATGTCCAGATCTGTGCCCAGATTCCAGACACAGAGGTGAAGTTCACTTGCCAGAATAAAGAGGAGAGTGATGACaacaatcagccaatcagagaagTGTTTTCCATCAGCCAGAGACCCACTGTGCTTCTTCAGGGAGGACAGGCACTCATCACTTTTGAGGAAGAGAAAGGTACACATAGTGAATGTATGACTATGTGTAGGCTTGTAGGCTTAGATTTGCTGTTGactgatacatttaaaaaaagatgaacctCTCATGTAATAATTTGCACAACCCAGAGAATGTCAACTAACACTACAACAACACTACTATATATCTGAGGTGAATCTCTGTCCTATTTTCTGTCTTCCAGTGGCTTCTCAGATCCTGCAGCTCGCCAAGTGCTCTGTGTCCTGTGAGCAAACTTGTTTGGATGTGAAACCAAAGAGAATTAAAATGGATCCCGCTGTAAAGTTTGAGGTGAGTAAAAGACCCCTCCATATTTCCCCTAACAGCATTTTCATATTGATTGTTTCTGAGTAGTTTAAAATGTCTATAGAAGGCCATAATGTGAAACAAtcagttaatcaatcaatctttatttgtatagcaccaaattgCAACAAAAGTCacctcaaggcactttacacatagagcaggtctagactgtactcttcaATTTAATTCAAAGAGACCCAGCATTCCCACATGtcacttggtgacagcagcaaggaaaactcccttttaacagaaagaaatctcaggcagaaccaggctctaagTAGCCATCTGGgttggggagagagagagcgagaaggagaagagggagaaaggagaaataaagagaactagagcagaggaagaaagggagaagagggacagaggaaagagagtcATAGTGACAGTTaatcaacattgaaaataataacAGTGGAATCAGAAATCTGAACATCCACATGGTCCAGGATCCTGACATCCCCAGactacctgtgagacgagagaGCACAGAGttagtgaatgcattaatagtacatgaatgtaaatggatagagagagttttagagatactaggaaccacaagtaggcctgcatgctgggagcacagtgttctagtaggttcataaggtactataagctctttaaaatatgatggagcctgatcattgagagctttgaaagtgaggagaaggatttaaAATTCTATTctagattttacaggaagccaatgcagtgaagctaaaataggagtaatatgatctctctttctagtttttgtcagaac encodes the following:
- the nmi gene encoding N-myc-interactor produces the protein MADMSNNTPINDKTDGSLEEGDGQLAKAKKELETWKAKVEKADDVKARLILEKLEEDEAKVKAQQEMMACLENQNECQKKFTETTKEVQDEILKLGERKKALLDKLRRCQAELEAKKTESAKLKQKFKICAQIPDTEVKFTCQNKEESDDNNQPIREVFSISQRPTVLLQGGQALITFEEEKVASQILQLAKCSVSCEQTCLDVKPKRIKMDPAVKFEIHLSISKKELLVSNVPPSIPEERMRDRLEISFSRPSRGGGEVERAVYDKNTGTGRITFLHPGVAESLALGERYCVDLDTEVNVQVGPSYQYKLRKFQTFCGTPKRTILLHDIADVEDEEDLQDHLEIHFQKPSNYGGEIESIKYSRGKALQAFFCEDKMEIDN